Part of the Nicotiana sylvestris chromosome 5, ASM39365v2, whole genome shotgun sequence genome is shown below.
CAGTCTAGCATCAGAtaatgctctgggatttctggaggagtgctaaCATATCCTCCGTACTATGTGTATATcgggatcgagtggggtttctttcactgccttccagcttcgaggagcagcctatcagtggtggaatacttttgagttggatAGTCTGGTtgaggcagcttcccttacatggacccaattttcagatatgttcttgagggagtttgttcctcagagcctcagggatgtatggtgcgcagagtttgagcatttgcgccaaggTACCATGACTGTTTCGGAGTATGCTATCCGTTTCACCGACCTGGCTAGACATGCATCGGCCTTGGTTTCTATAGTTCGTGAGagagttcgccggtttattgagggactcattcccaacatcaggtctagcatggcccgGGAGTTGGAGATATATGTTACTTAtaagcaggtggtgagcattgctaggagagtagagggcatgcttgctcgagatagagaggagagagaggccaagaggtctcgagagttgggtCATTATTCTGGTGTCCGTGCTCCAGCTACAGTTCGTCATGGtaagggttatatgagtcgcccagCATCCAGTGgaattccagctcctcctagacctcaggagccttattatgcacctctagtatctagtgcgcctccagTACGGGGTGCTTTcaatggtcagtccagcagacctggcccgagctagtcacaaTCGCCAcgcctcccagagcttgtttcaAGTGTGGCGACAcccgccatatggtgagggattgtcctagacttaggaggggtgcacctccacagccttctcagccacagcgtgctccACCAGGTCCTCAGGCTATGATTGCAGCACCAGCTGtcaccccacctgctcagccagcccgAAGTGGAGGTCGGGGTGGTAGGGGTCATTCTAGAGGGGGAGttcaggccagatactatgcctttcctgcccgtactgaggttgtagcctccgattctatcatcacaggtattgttcatGTCTATCATatagatgcatcggttctattcgatccaggctccacttattattatgtgtcctcttattttgccccgcatttgggcgtatctcgggattccttgagttcccctgtttatgtttctactcctgtgggagattctcttgttgtggaccgcatttattggtcgtgtttgatttctcttagtggttttgagagcagagccaatttattattgctcagcatggtagattttaatgttattttgggcatggactagttgtcgccacattattctattcttgattatcacgccaaaatcgtgataTTGGCCATGCTAGGTGCACCATGAGTAGAGTGGAGga
Proteins encoded:
- the LOC138869445 gene encoding uncharacterized protein, whose amino-acid sequence is MCISGSSGVSFTAFQLRGAAYQWWNTFELDSLVEAASLTWTQFSDMFLREFVPQSLRDVWCAEFEHLRQGTMTVSEYAIRFTDLARHASALVSIVRERVRRFIEGLIPNIRSSMARELEIYVTYKQVVSIARRVEGMLARDREEREAKRSRELGHYSGVRAPATVRHGKGYMSRPASSGIPAPPRPQEPYYAPLVSSAPPVRGAFNGQSSRPGPS